From the Photobacterium sp. GJ3 genome, one window contains:
- a CDS encoding RimK/LysX family protein — protein MKKVLIPFMFVVCALNSPFTTAEEGKSRPQEKKSIVGQVETIQISDLEMQYLARIDTGANTTSINAYDIRVLGDKSDDMRENLGNMVEFTTENEKGEKATYKAKIVKVSKIRNAQGVERRYGVKMDLSWNGEHKRITVNLRNRSKLEYKLLVGRNWLMGDYLVDVEKSDDDD, from the coding sequence GTGAAGAAAGTATTGATTCCATTTATGTTTGTCGTCTGCGCTTTGAACAGCCCTTTCACGACAGCTGAAGAAGGAAAAAGCCGGCCTCAGGAAAAGAAGTCGATTGTTGGGCAAGTCGAAACAATTCAAATCTCAGATCTTGAAATGCAGTATCTGGCCAGAATTGATACTGGGGCGAACACGACGTCAATCAATGCTTATGATATCCGTGTCTTGGGTGATAAAAGCGACGATATGCGTGAAAATCTGGGCAATATGGTTGAGTTTACGACTGAAAATGAGAAAGGTGAAAAAGCGACCTATAAAGCAAAAATTGTAAAGGTCAGCAAAATTCGAAATGCACAGGGTGTTGAGCGTCGCTATGGGGTGAAAATGGACCTGAGCTGGAATGGTGAGCATAAACGCATCACGGTGAACCTGAGAAACCGCAGCAAGCTAGAATATAAGCTGCTGGTTGGCCGTAACTGGTTGATGGGCGATTATCTGGTCGATGTCGAGAAATCAGACGACGACGATTAA
- a CDS encoding HAD family phosphatase codes for MIRNVIFDFGGVLFEWNPRKIAETFTQSSYEQDLLLNNVLKHTDWLDLDRGTMFMAEVIPKFAARTGFPEARMEDFIHHIQNSLHLIEETKALLDELIAKGFHVYYLTNMSSAFFDTLYDKHDFIDDFHGGLVSARELLLKPEPAIFQRFMEKYGLQPESCFFIDDNTPNVETARQLGMAAFHFTATEDCYRDIRSILRLTHN; via the coding sequence ATGATTCGTAACGTAATTTTTGACTTTGGTGGTGTGCTGTTCGAGTGGAACCCGCGAAAGATTGCGGAGACATTCACTCAATCCAGCTACGAGCAAGATCTGTTGCTAAACAATGTGTTAAAGCATACCGACTGGCTCGATCTGGATCGTGGCACGATGTTCATGGCGGAAGTCATCCCTAAGTTTGCTGCCCGAACCGGTTTTCCTGAAGCTCGTATGGAAGACTTTATTCATCATATCCAAAACAGTTTGCACCTCATCGAAGAGACAAAAGCGTTGTTGGATGAGCTCATCGCGAAAGGCTTTCATGTCTACTATCTTACGAACATGAGTAGCGCCTTCTTTGATACGCTTTACGACAAGCATGATTTTATTGATGACTTTCATGGTGGCTTGGTTTCTGCCAGAGAACTGCTGTTGAAACCGGAACCTGCTATATTCCAACGATTTATGGAAAAGTATGGGCTACAGCCTGAAAGCTGTTTCTTCATTGATGATAATACGCCGAATGTTGAAACGGCCAGACAGCTTGGTATGGCGGCATTTCACTTTACCGCTACTGAGGATTGCTATCGTGACATCCGCTCAATTTTGAGACTGACGCACAATTAG
- the yciH gene encoding stress response translation initiation inhibitor YciH produces MSDSSRLVFSTETGRIKEEKAAPERPKGDGVVRIQRQTKGRKGKGVCIVTGLDMNDTELKLLAAELKKVCGCGGSVKDGSIEIQGDKRDLLKTTLEKKGHTVKLAGG; encoded by the coding sequence ATGAGTGATAGCAGCCGTTTAGTTTTTTCCACAGAAACGGGTCGAATCAAAGAAGAGAAAGCAGCACCAGAGCGCCCCAAAGGAGATGGTGTCGTTCGTATCCAGCGACAGACGAAAGGCCGTAAAGGGAAGGGCGTGTGTATTGTCACCGGGCTTGATATGAATGATACCGAACTCAAACTTTTGGCCGCAGAACTCAAAAAGGTTTGTGGTTGCGGTGGTTCCGTGAAAGACGGAAGCATTGAGATTCAGGGCGACAAGCGCGACCTGCTGAAAACGACACTTGAGAAAAAAGGCCATACCGTAAAACTCGCAGGCGGTTAA
- a CDS encoding Y-family DNA polymerase, giving the protein MDTIKPGKQGQIWALIDAKSFYTACEQLFDPQLTNKPVVVLSNNDGCCVAINEQAKALGIKRGAIWYKIEREAKRLGVAVRSSNYTLYADMSKRFIDELAEFSPQVEQYSIDEAFIRLDGLAPETLTNYGNNIVNTIQTRLGLKVRVGIGTSPTLAKLANHAAKQFERRVNGVIHIQTEQQRRWLLERTDIQDIWGIGARLATRLKTSQIHTAWELASQDSAAMRRLWNVGLSRTVMELQGTACIEPGDVDEVRKQIMSTRSFGVGIKDLQELQSALAFHCHRAGEKLRKQGSQAAIVGVYIRTNRFKQLPQHNKSSAAALICPTQDTQKLIISAQSQLEKIYRPGYSYQKIGVMLDELSPVSENKLQLDMFNGEALAEAKRRDLMSITDNLNIRYKNGLKPASVIATSNWHMRQAFRSNRWTTRIDELQIAKC; this is encoded by the coding sequence ATGGATACGATCAAACCGGGAAAACAGGGCCAGATCTGGGCACTGATCGATGCCAAAAGTTTTTATACGGCTTGCGAACAGCTCTTCGATCCTCAGTTAACAAACAAACCCGTTGTTGTTCTCTCTAACAATGATGGCTGCTGCGTCGCAATCAACGAGCAGGCGAAAGCACTTGGGATCAAGCGCGGCGCGATCTGGTATAAAATTGAACGGGAAGCAAAACGACTGGGTGTGGCAGTCCGCAGCTCGAACTACACACTCTATGCAGACATGAGTAAAAGATTCATCGATGAGCTGGCCGAATTTTCACCTCAGGTTGAACAATATTCGATTGATGAAGCCTTCATCCGATTAGATGGACTGGCACCTGAAACCCTCACGAATTATGGCAACAATATCGTGAATACGATTCAGACCCGACTTGGACTGAAAGTGCGCGTGGGGATCGGGACCTCTCCGACACTGGCGAAATTAGCCAATCATGCTGCGAAGCAGTTTGAAAGACGCGTCAATGGTGTGATTCATATCCAAACGGAACAACAACGCCGCTGGCTGCTGGAAAGGACAGATATTCAGGATATCTGGGGCATTGGTGCCCGATTGGCAACCCGTTTAAAAACAAGCCAAATTCACACTGCCTGGGAACTTGCCAGCCAGGATTCCGCTGCCATGCGACGTTTATGGAATGTTGGTCTGTCACGGACAGTGATGGAGCTGCAAGGTACTGCCTGCATTGAGCCGGGAGACGTTGATGAAGTCAGAAAGCAAATCATGTCGACCCGCAGCTTTGGCGTTGGGATCAAGGACCTTCAGGAACTTCAGTCTGCACTCGCTTTTCATTGCCACCGCGCAGGAGAAAAGCTGAGAAAACAGGGGAGTCAGGCGGCAATTGTGGGGGTATATATTCGGACGAACCGTTTTAAACAGCTCCCACAACATAACAAAAGCAGTGCTGCTGCGTTAATCTGTCCAACCCAAGACACTCAAAAATTGATCATTTCTGCCCAATCACAACTTGAAAAGATTTACCGGCCGGGCTATTCCTATCAAAAGATAGGTGTGATGTTGGATGAACTCAGCCCGGTGAGCGAAAACAAACTTCAGCTGGATATGTTTAACGGAGAAGCGCTCGCAGAAGCCAAGCGTCGGGATCTGATGAGCATCACCGATAATCTAAACATCCGCTATAAGAACGGACTAAAACCTGCATCCGTGATTGCAACATCGAATTGGCACATGCGGCAGGCGTTTCGTTCCAATCGGTGGACAACAAGAATCGATGAACTGCAAATCGCAAAATGCTGA
- a CDS encoding LexA family transcriptional regulator, which translates to MAVLPLFIEPVRCGFPSPAEGHEESLELTEYLIRHPNATFVLRAAGDSMTGAGIYDGDLLIVDRAEAVLPGRIVIARIHDEFTCKRLIRRNNTWWLKAENASMAPFPMPEDSEIFGVVTRNIHNLLER; encoded by the coding sequence ATGGCAGTATTACCTCTATTCATCGAACCGGTGCGTTGTGGCTTTCCGTCTCCGGCTGAAGGGCATGAAGAATCACTGGAACTGACTGAGTATTTGATTCGGCACCCTAATGCCACCTTTGTGCTCAGAGCCGCTGGCGATTCAATGACAGGCGCTGGTATTTATGATGGTGATTTATTGATCGTCGATCGTGCAGAAGCGGTATTGCCTGGTCGAATCGTCATCGCCAGAATTCATGATGAATTTACCTGTAAGCGACTGATCCGAAGAAATAATACATGGTGGTTGAAAGCTGAAAACGCCAGTATGGCACCGTTTCCAATGCCAGAAGACTCTGAAATTTTTGGTGTCGTCACACGCAATATTCATAATCTTCTGGAGCGCTGA
- a CDS encoding 4'-phosphopantetheinyl transferase: protein MDFISDAKFLAIGPEYVYLREFDQKLYRASDFTDAGIHMPETIQRSVPKRQAEFLAGRIAARDALQAMGIEADKQIPIGEQRAPVWPQHVVGAISHHDTMAIALTKPKTDGQIVGLDMEKLIDAAHCRSLENMLLTPKEMHRLEVLDVPVAVQLTLTFSAKESLFKAIYPEVRQYLDFLDSEVIAVDTAAQIISLRMTRAVGQTQFRSQYDVYFRLFDNQIATLLI, encoded by the coding sequence ATGGATTTTATCTCTGATGCTAAATTTTTAGCCATCGGTCCTGAATATGTTTATTTGCGAGAATTTGACCAAAAGCTTTATCGAGCATCAGATTTTACCGATGCCGGAATTCACATGCCGGAAACGATCCAGCGATCAGTGCCCAAACGGCAAGCGGAGTTCCTTGCCGGACGGATTGCTGCGCGAGATGCCCTGCAGGCCATGGGGATTGAAGCGGATAAGCAGATTCCAATCGGAGAGCAACGTGCGCCCGTTTGGCCTCAGCATGTGGTCGGCGCGATTTCTCATCACGATACCATGGCAATCGCGCTGACCAAACCTAAAACAGACGGACAAATCGTTGGGCTGGACATGGAAAAGTTAATTGATGCTGCTCACTGCCGTTCACTAGAGAATATGTTGCTGACCCCAAAAGAGATGCACCGTTTAGAGGTTCTGGATGTGCCTGTTGCCGTTCAACTGACGCTGACATTTTCTGCCAAAGAAAGTTTATTCAAAGCCATCTATCCTGAAGTTCGTCAGTATCTGGATTTTCTCGATTCAGAAGTGATTGCTGTCGATACGGCTGCGCAAATCATTAGTCTTCGGATGACCCGGGCAGTCGGTCAAACCCAGTTCCGCTCCCAATATGATGTGTACTTTCGTCTCTTTGACAATCAAATTGCAACCTTGCTGATTTAG
- a CDS encoding SPOR domain-containing protein, which translates to MRKIIMILALSVLSGCALQPAPQYHTGQCVGKMTTEEAYGHLDPNRYTIQVLALSEERDIRGYLREIPGQDPIWVNWKHSLGKSWYAVIYGDFATKQEAKQRVQMLSPRIKAQGPFVRSFAEVQNDKQTEVFRMR; encoded by the coding sequence ATGCGAAAAATCATAATGATTTTAGCGTTGTCTGTATTGAGTGGTTGTGCGTTACAGCCTGCCCCACAATATCACACCGGGCAATGCGTTGGGAAAATGACCACAGAAGAAGCTTACGGACATTTAGATCCGAATCGCTATACCATTCAGGTACTGGCTTTAAGCGAAGAGCGTGATATTCGAGGTTATTTACGCGAGATTCCGGGCCAAGACCCTATCTGGGTGAACTGGAAACATAGTCTGGGTAAAAGCTGGTATGCCGTAATTTACGGCGATTTTGCGACGAAACAAGAAGCAAAACAGCGAGTTCAGATGCTTTCTCCGCGGATTAAAGCACAAGGGCCTTTTGTTCGCAGCTTCGCTGAAGTGCAGAACGATAAGCAAACCGAAGTTTTCCGCATGCGTTAA
- a CDS encoding electron transfer flavoprotein subunit alpha/FixB family protein, translating to MSILIIAEHHQQILAPETAKVISASQAMTGECHVLVVGHQCQSVADTVSHFEGVNNVILVDHPVYQHCLAENVSELVAELSADYSHILMAATTSGKNILPRIAGLLGVGVLSDVISIESPDTVIRPIYAGNALAKVKSSDSKILMTIRASAFDAVASATHPAEITSLDKVIESPLSDYLGQEVTESDRPELPVARVVVSGGRGLGDKAHFALIEQLADKLGGAVGASRAAVDAGFVSNDLQVGQTGKIVAPELYIAVGISGAIQHLAGMKDAKVIVAINQDPEAPIFEIADYGLVGDLFEILPELIESV from the coding sequence ATGAGTATTTTGATTATTGCGGAACATCATCAGCAAATACTGGCACCCGAGACAGCCAAAGTAATTTCGGCCAGTCAGGCGATGACCGGAGAATGCCATGTTTTAGTGGTCGGGCACCAATGTCAGTCTGTCGCAGATACCGTGAGCCATTTTGAGGGCGTGAACAACGTCATTCTGGTTGATCACCCGGTTTACCAGCATTGCCTGGCAGAAAATGTGTCTGAATTAGTGGCAGAGCTTTCTGCGGATTATTCTCACATCTTGATGGCGGCCACAACTTCTGGAAAAAATATTCTCCCCAGGATCGCGGGTTTACTTGGCGTGGGTGTGCTTTCTGACGTGATCAGTATTGAGTCACCCGACACGGTTATTCGGCCAATTTATGCAGGGAATGCGCTCGCAAAAGTGAAATCATCCGACTCAAAAATATTGATGACGATTCGCGCGTCTGCATTCGATGCTGTTGCGAGTGCGACGCATCCAGCGGAAATCACCTCTCTCGACAAAGTGATTGAAAGCCCGCTTTCTGACTATCTCGGTCAGGAGGTGACTGAAAGTGACCGACCAGAACTACCGGTTGCAAGAGTGGTTGTGTCCGGAGGCCGGGGGTTGGGTGACAAAGCGCACTTTGCACTCATTGAGCAACTGGCGGACAAACTGGGTGGTGCGGTGGGGGCTTCTCGTGCTGCAGTCGATGCCGGATTTGTTTCAAATGATCTTCAGGTTGGGCAAACCGGGAAAATCGTTGCGCCGGAGCTTTATATCGCGGTGGGTATTTCCGGGGCCATTCAGCATTTAGCCGGCATGAAAGATGCGAAAGTCATTGTTGCGATTAATCAGGATCCGGAAGCGCCAATCTTTGAGATTGCCGACTATGGATTAGTGGGAGATTTATTTGAGATCTTGCCTGAATTGATTGAGTCCGTCTGA
- a CDS encoding electron transfer flavoprotein subunit beta/FixA family protein — MKVLVAIKRVIDPYVKIRVKSDGSGVEQNNVKMAMNPFCEIAVEEAVRLKEAGIVSEIVVMSAGEAVCQEQLRTALALGADRAIHVDAPASIEPLNVAKIIHAVMKTESPELVLLGKQSIDSDNNQVAQMLAGLAHLPQGTFASNLKISEGHAEVVREVDGGLETLKLKLPAVISTDLRLNEPRYASLPNIMKAKQKPMAVMTLENLSVTLSPHHEVLEVIAPPARKGGIKVSSVSELVDKLKHEAKVIS, encoded by the coding sequence GTGAAGGTCTTGGTTGCAATTAAACGGGTCATTGACCCTTATGTGAAAATTCGGGTGAAATCAGATGGCTCTGGTGTGGAGCAGAATAACGTAAAAATGGCGATGAACCCATTTTGTGAAATCGCTGTTGAAGAAGCAGTTCGCTTGAAGGAAGCGGGAATCGTTTCTGAAATTGTTGTGATGTCTGCCGGAGAAGCTGTGTGTCAGGAACAGTTACGCACAGCGCTTGCTCTAGGAGCGGACCGCGCGATTCACGTTGATGCACCAGCTTCCATCGAGCCGCTGAATGTCGCGAAAATTATTCATGCTGTCATGAAAACAGAATCGCCGGAACTCGTGCTACTGGGAAAACAGTCGATTGATTCAGATAATAATCAGGTGGCACAAATGCTGGCAGGCTTGGCTCATTTGCCGCAGGGAACATTTGCGTCGAACCTGAAAATTTCGGAAGGCCATGCAGAAGTTGTCCGAGAAGTCGATGGTGGTCTTGAAACGTTAAAACTGAAATTGCCAGCAGTGATCAGTACCGATCTCAGGCTGAATGAACCACGTTATGCTTCACTGCCAAACATCATGAAAGCCAAGCAAAAACCAATGGCTGTAATGACGCTGGAAAATTTAAGTGTGACGTTGTCACCTCATCATGAAGTGCTTGAAGTTATCGCACCACCTGCCCGAAAAGGGGGAATCAAAGTCAGTTCTGTGAGTGAGCTGGTCGACAAGCTCAAACATGAAGCGAAGGTGATCTCATGA
- the cutA gene encoding divalent-cation tolerance protein CutA — MSKESCCVVLTTFTDETVGERLIHSLLNQKLAACIQVQSIDSFYHWKGQVQSDREKLVVIKTTREKYPAVEADILANHHYETPEIICLPVEAGYHAYLDWIRQETQSGGQ, encoded by the coding sequence ATGTCGAAAGAATCCTGTTGTGTTGTATTGACGACTTTTACAGATGAGACTGTGGGCGAGCGATTAATTCATTCTTTATTAAATCAGAAGCTGGCTGCCTGTATCCAGGTTCAGTCGATTGACAGTTTTTACCATTGGAAGGGGCAGGTTCAGTCCGATCGGGAAAAGCTGGTCGTCATCAAAACAACCCGCGAGAAGTATCCGGCGGTTGAAGCAGATATTCTGGCGAATCATCACTATGAAACACCAGAAATCATCTGCTTACCGGTTGAAGCCGGTTATCATGCTTATCTGGATTGGATTCGACAGGAAACCCAATCCGGCGGTCAATAA
- a CDS encoding LysE family translocator: MDLQTLFLFALASISLNLVPGPDVIYIVSNAMRGKMRSGIQAALGLGVGYMGHTFAAVLGLSTLILNSALLFSVVKYLGAAYLLYLGISSIRNSLNGKSRLIAAESISQSSNVFKQGVIVSILNPKVGLFFLSFLPQFIDVQAGNVTMQLMILGCVFSVLATVINLLYAMLGSFVFGNPKMSGYTKAIEGVSGGLLVALSAKIALTQR; this comes from the coding sequence ATGGATTTACAAACTTTATTCTTATTCGCATTAGCCTCTATCAGCTTAAATTTAGTCCCAGGGCCAGATGTGATTTACATTGTTTCAAACGCGATGCGAGGCAAAATGCGCTCTGGCATTCAAGCCGCGCTTGGGCTGGGAGTCGGGTACATGGGGCACACCTTTGCTGCTGTACTGGGTCTTTCAACACTCATTCTGAATTCTGCACTTTTATTTAGTGTTGTGAAATATTTAGGTGCGGCGTATCTGCTTTATTTGGGTATTTCTTCAATAAGAAATAGTCTGAATGGAAAAAGCCGCCTGATTGCTGCGGAATCTATCAGCCAGAGTTCGAATGTTTTTAAACAGGGCGTGATTGTCAGCATTTTAAATCCGAAGGTTGGTTTATTTTTCTTGTCCTTTTTACCGCAGTTTATTGATGTTCAAGCCGGTAATGTGACCATGCAATTGATGATTTTAGGGTGTGTATTCAGTGTACTGGCCACTGTGATTAACCTGCTGTATGCCATGTTAGGTAGTTTTGTGTTCGGGAACCCCAAAATGTCGGGTTATACCAAAGCGATTGAAGGTGTATCGGGCGGGCTTCTGGTTGCACTGAGTGCAAAAATTGCGCTGACGCAACGTTAG
- the rpoS gene encoding RNA polymerase sigma factor RpoS, with amino-acid sequence MDVNTQEVSSFDTDVIHLYLQEISHKSLLTKEEEIQYSRKSLAGDPSAKAVMIESNLRLVVSIAKKYRGSTMQLSDLIDEGNIGLITAVEKFDPERGFRFSTYATWWIKQTIERAIHNQARTIRLPVHVSKEINTILRTHKQLMKNSNQEPTHEQVAEKMQKSVEEISEVLSYDTPVVSIDQSLSDDSNSNSIASFIADTNITSPDTSLDQSDIHALAVTMLKTLNERDREILCRRFGLLGYEAQTLQEVAEEVGLTRERIRQLQVSSLSKLKNALQRENYSLEILFSETA; translated from the coding sequence ATGGATGTCAATACACAGGAAGTAAGTAGCTTTGATACTGATGTAATTCATTTGTATTTGCAGGAAATTTCTCACAAATCATTACTGACTAAAGAAGAGGAGATCCAGTACAGCCGTAAAAGTCTGGCGGGAGACCCAAGTGCGAAAGCAGTCATGATCGAAAGTAATTTGCGCCTTGTCGTTAGTATCGCCAAAAAGTATCGCGGTAGCACGATGCAACTCAGCGATCTGATTGATGAAGGAAACATTGGCCTCATCACCGCAGTTGAAAAGTTTGATCCGGAAAGAGGGTTCCGTTTCTCAACTTATGCCACGTGGTGGATTAAGCAAACCATTGAGCGTGCAATCCATAATCAGGCTCGTACCATTCGCCTGCCGGTGCACGTGTCAAAAGAAATCAATACGATTCTGAGAACACACAAGCAATTGATGAAAAACAGTAATCAGGAACCCACGCATGAGCAGGTTGCTGAGAAAATGCAGAAATCCGTTGAAGAGATTTCTGAGGTTCTGTCATACGACACCCCTGTTGTTTCTATTGACCAATCTTTGTCGGATGACAGTAATTCGAATTCAATTGCTTCTTTTATCGCAGATACGAATATCACTTCACCTGATACCTCACTGGATCAGTCAGATATTCATGCACTGGCGGTCACCATGCTGAAAACCCTGAACGAAAGAGACAGAGAAATCCTTTGTCGTCGTTTTGGCCTGCTGGGATACGAGGCTCAAACCCTTCAGGAGGTTGCTGAAGAAGTTGGCCTGACGCGTGAACGGATCCGTCAGTTGCAAGTCAGCTCGCTCAGCAAGCTGAAGAATGCGCTGCAGCGCGAAAACTACAGCCTGGAAATTTTGTTCTCCGAAACCGCTTAA
- a CDS encoding DUF1439 domain-containing protein, which translates to MILRKLLLITSVVLLSSCASYSITEQEVQNYLDKNARVEQKVGFGGFAQAHVLFNDIKVGIGRADTDRINLEAKSKADISIKGQPQQKVAIHVNFSAIPYYDKSEGAVYLNNLKVESLDISPNTLGPFSSSQVLAPLIEIVGQYLLKIPVYKLQEDDLKQSLLKTARPELKIKNHALVIQI; encoded by the coding sequence ATGATTCTCAGAAAACTTTTATTGATAACTTCTGTCGTCTTACTGTCCTCTTGTGCCAGTTACAGCATTACAGAGCAAGAAGTCCAAAACTACCTGGATAAAAACGCCAGAGTGGAACAAAAAGTTGGCTTCGGTGGCTTTGCACAAGCCCATGTTCTCTTCAACGACATCAAAGTTGGTATTGGTCGTGCAGACACGGATCGCATCAACCTGGAAGCAAAATCCAAAGCAGATATCAGTATCAAAGGACAGCCTCAGCAGAAAGTTGCCATTCACGTCAACTTTAGTGCGATCCCCTATTACGACAAAAGTGAAGGTGCTGTTTACCTGAACAACCTGAAGGTTGAATCTCTGGACATTTCCCCCAACACACTGGGCCCTTTCTCCAGCAGCCAGGTACTTGCCCCACTCATTGAGATCGTTGGCCAGTACTTATTAAAAATTCCTGTCTACAAACTTCAGGAAGATGACTTGAAACAATCTCTGTTGAAGACAGCCCGTCCTGAGCTCAAAATCAAGAACCATGCATTGGTGATTCAAATCTGA
- a CDS encoding LysR family transcriptional regulator, which translates to MLDNLQQMVILASVSHEQNFTRAAERLGISKSQVSKQIRFLEERLGCQLVQRSTRTVALTDIGQQYAEFGQQLLDTVKEAEAMVAGYRNEIKGVLRVGVAQSFGNTNITPAMVAFQKANPDLELEISLFDHRPNLLEEGFDCWLAIHEHPPEGMVAKKLVDCEFMVVASPDYIARYGHPESPADLRKHNCITYESRERKYVQWDFMKDGGRESVRVAGSYRINNAPAVLEATKAGAGIAYLATYLIHDELDTDQLIQLMPDWKPELALPMYAVYPRHKYLAPKVRAFIDFMANWMSSHPFQPSTKASVAS; encoded by the coding sequence ATGCTGGATAACTTACAACAAATGGTCATTCTGGCCTCCGTCAGCCACGAGCAAAACTTTACCCGAGCAGCAGAACGCCTGGGAATCTCCAAGTCCCAGGTCAGCAAACAGATTCGCTTCCTCGAAGAAAGACTGGGCTGTCAGCTCGTTCAGCGTAGTACACGGACTGTCGCCCTCACCGACATCGGCCAGCAATATGCCGAGTTTGGCCAGCAACTGCTCGACACAGTCAAAGAAGCTGAGGCCATGGTGGCAGGTTACCGCAATGAAATCAAAGGGGTATTACGCGTTGGCGTTGCACAATCCTTTGGCAATACCAATATCACACCCGCCATGGTCGCATTTCAGAAAGCAAATCCGGATCTTGAACTGGAAATCAGTCTGTTCGATCACCGTCCTAACTTGCTTGAAGAAGGGTTTGATTGCTGGTTGGCGATTCACGAGCATCCGCCGGAAGGCATGGTTGCCAAAAAACTAGTGGACTGTGAGTTCATGGTTGTTGCTTCCCCGGACTACATTGCGCGCTACGGTCATCCCGAATCGCCGGCAGATCTGCGCAAGCACAACTGTATCACCTATGAAAGCCGTGAACGAAAATATGTTCAGTGGGATTTTATGAAAGACGGTGGGCGTGAATCGGTCCGTGTTGCGGGCAGTTATCGCATCAACAACGCGCCGGCTGTGCTGGAAGCCACAAAGGCTGGCGCCGGCATTGCCTATCTGGCCACCTATCTCATTCATGATGAGCTCGATACAGATCAACTGATTCAGCTCATGCCGGACTGGAAACCTGAGCTCGCCTTGCCGATGTATGCCGTTTACCCACGTCACAAATATCTGGCGCCCAAGGTCCGCGCATTTATAGACTTCATGGCAAACTGGATGTCGAGCCATCCTTTTCAACCAAGCACTAAAGCATCTGTTGCGTCTTAG
- a CDS encoding OmpA family protein: MFSDRCRLQTLLRNIFIMMMLLLFIGCATQQEEAPPEAEATTPAAEVGTTEPPPPPQVILAEIPEVRETIYFDSGSFEITQSEQLKIDPIAVRLRRHPDSNVIIIGHSSESDNEEDNMALSYERAFSVAIYIASVFGIEEERIQVVAQGQGDPASSGSNSRVELISPETVVRTLDASTDSNPF; the protein is encoded by the coding sequence ATGTTTTCAGATCGTTGTCGATTACAAACATTGCTCCGCAACATCTTCATCATGATGATGCTGCTCCTTTTCATCGGCTGTGCAACACAGCAGGAAGAAGCGCCACCTGAAGCAGAAGCGACCACACCAGCCGCAGAAGTTGGAACAACAGAACCACCACCGCCACCTCAGGTCATCCTGGCAGAAATCCCCGAAGTTCGGGAGACCATCTACTTCGACTCAGGCAGTTTTGAGATTACCCAGTCTGAACAGTTAAAAATCGATCCGATCGCAGTCCGGCTGAGACGCCATCCAGACAGTAATGTCATCATCATCGGGCACAGTTCTGAAAGTGATAACGAAGAAGACAATATGGCATTGTCTTATGAACGTGCGTTCTCCGTCGCCATCTACATCGCTTCAGTATTTGGCATTGAAGAAGAAAGAATACAAGTTGTCGCGCAGGGACAGGGCGACCCGGCTTCCTCGGGATCGAACAGCCGCGTTGAGTTGATTTCGCCGGAGACTGTGGTCAGAACTCTGGATGCATCGACAGATAGCAATCCGTTCTGA